Part of the Octopus sinensis linkage group LG10, ASM634580v1, whole genome shotgun sequence genome is shown below.
AAACTCATCTGAAAATGTCACCTAAGACAACCATAGAAAACTGGTATGAACAATTTTTGAATGAAAACAAGTGGATTTACTAATGTTTTTATACAAAGAGCAAATTTATTGAACCATTCCAGACCAAGTCAATTGTCAACAatttttatttagaaatttaaacaAAACTATACAACTTAAGGGCTACACTTAAATCTATCCTTAAATACAATGTCACTTGACATCAAGTTGTTCACCTGCCAATTCTTTATGAGCTAATACTTTAACTGTTATAAATTTTGAAGCAAACCTCATGTGAATGATGTCAAATCTGAAAGCAAGAGACTTTTCCAGTAAAAGAGATTTGACTTTGTAGggggaaaaatatattaaataaaatcagtTTTTATCAACCAAGtttattaagatatataaatctttaataaaaagTCTTAACTAGCAAAGTCCAGTGGAAGCCTATAATAGCAAAATGTGACCAGACATTCTGAACttagtatttttattatctccttgtcttccacttttgttttttttaaccatGCAGCCTCCCTTACCGAGATCTTAAGTTTTCAGTTAAAGACAGTATGTACAAATTCCCACATCAAAGCACTATTTCACCTCGAGTATCTAGATCGAGAACGAGACCGTGAGCGCTTTGAACGAGATCCTGAACGTCGGGAATGAGACCGAGATCGGGAACGTTTGCAAGATCTGGAAGATAAAGAATGACAATATAACAATAACTAATTATATAAAATGGaggaaacgaaaaataaaaacaacaagaaaatattaGCCATTGGCCcaagtaaaatttaatttttgaagCTCTTTGTTAGATAATGTTAACACAAAACTCATTTTCTATGTGAAAGGCATCTCCAAGTAACTTAAgcgatttatatttttctaaaagcaATAACCAATACTAACCTTCGACTACGACTCCGAGATCGTTTCCTTCTATCTCTGCTATGACTTCTGCTACTGCGGTGATTTCGGCTAGGACTGCGGCTCTTTCGTTTTTCCTTTTCCCTGTCACCTATTTTTTCTTGTTCTCTTTTACGACGTTCTTCTCGTTCCTTCTCCCTCTGAGCTCTTCTTTCAGCAACACTTTTCTGAAGAAATTGCAAAATGATTAAAGAAAGAGGAATACAAATTAAATTCAAGAGATTGACAGAGTAATTAAATCACTGATTACCTTGAGATCTTCTAATTTTTCTCTAATTGTGATGAAGCCAAGATGTAATTTGCCTCCAAAATGATCTGCAAGTCGCCTATCATTATCATGGATACCCAAATAAGCTGAACATACTTCACAAACACGGAGTTTCTGTTGTTGATAGCTGGAAGCTGGCATTGAATTTCTATATTCAATctgtaaagaaaataatatttacatcaCAAACAAATACTGTTCTAAAAACTTACATTAACTAATAAGTCCTAATCTGAATACCTTTACTACTAGCTACGTTTAACTCATTTAAGCATTACATTAAAGCTTTTTCAGCTCACCAGAAAAAATTACTTGCTCTTAATGTGAAATAAATTTATGAACAAACAAATCGATAAAAAGCAAGTATGCTTGTTTATGTAATGACTATAAGTCCTAATGTTGCAACTTAAATATTGAAGTGCACTCTTCAATCACTACAAACTGAATTTTCCTGAGATATTTGGATTCAGTTTCAATGTCTACCAAGGTAATTTATTATTCTGTGTTCAATTTGGATGTTAcagcaaatttattattaaattattcaatGAAATGTTACCACTGATTTGATTAAAACTTTACAAACAGAATATCTCAATCTTTGAAAAAATCTTACtaagagaaataaaacatttaaaaaaaataatccaatTATGAAATATTACCTCAGcttgtcctttttgtttttttaactcttctacttcttccatCAATTTTAGAGATTCATTTACATGTCCTTCAGCTCCAACAGTCTCCGCTTTTGCTAATTTAGTACCAATTTGTTCACCAAGTTGATGAATAATTTCAgcctataaataaaatattacaaataactcTTAGATGGACATTCACATCTGCAATCAACATTATGTATTTTACAATTATGACCCAAGTTTCTTTTAACTATTCACAAGATTAAAATGTCATTGCACcggttttatagaaatatttttgaaagtctTATTCTTCAAGTTTGCTGTTATTCCTGCCATCATTTTTTCAGTTGACCATTAAGCCAAACAAAGGCAGAGGATCTAAGTGTTGGAGGGGGACATACGACAGTTTCAACAAACAACATTATCAGTCAATgtaggaactcagccacttgtgcTTCAACATCAAGATTTAGTTTATTAGGATATTTTCACATACTATATTTGACAACTCTAGCCTCAATTATCTCACTttcaataaatgatttttttaaaaaattcttttccagAATAAAATCAATTAGGAGCAGTAATAgcttaaaaaattttaatgaaaatgtttgaaagtCTAAGGGGCCTACAAACAAGCCATCACAAATTGAGAGTATAGATTATGGACCAATGTATTTATAGTCTGCACTTCTGAAGAAACATATTTTGCATTATAATGACTATAATTATAAGAAATGCATGTAATAAGCAATTTCATATTAATGGCAAAACAAGTGCAAATTAAAATGTTCAATGCTTTCTCAATCAATTGAAATGTCAGTTTATTGTGTATTATGGTTGTAATGATTGAATTTTTAGTAGAATCTGAAGCAGCTGCAAATGTAAAAATAGCATTTGATAATATTGCAAGATACAAATCAGTGATGGCTTGATGCTTTTGTACTTATGGGTTACCAGTAATGGGCCAAAACCATATTTTGAGGAATTTTATGGAGAGTTCATAAATACAATCTTTAAAGATATTATGTTGTGAAAGATGTTCTTAAATGTTTGTATAAATTCtgtttatttaaaagaatttctatctttCCACATCATCAGGACTTTGCCTATAAATTGCAATATCAATATGACCAATTTTGCCTAAGCTTGTACATCAATTAATTTTGGGTCTAAAAATGTCCTTTATTTCATGCCTTCAGTTAGCTAGAAGAGTTTGCTTCTGTTCATTTACATTTCTTCATTCTTGATGCTTCACTTTCCTACATAAGACATGTCAGCCAAATGACTtgataaacaataaagaaaagaatatgttgtctTGAAGAATAACTATCGGTGTTAACAGAGATAGCAATAACAGTAGCTTCAGTGATAACAATTATAAAGCTGTTTCCAGTGGGAAGTTAATCGTACCAAGGAATAAAAAttgtttagaaaagaaaaacttcCAAAAGCACCCATTTGAGTCTGTTGCCGTTCctgtttgcctttttttttttcaaaaatgactATCAAGCTGGATTGTAACCTTCTTTATAAAATGATTTAGTTGCCACAGAAAGTCTTATACTGACTAACCAAAAAACATTTTACAATTATTTGTAACTTGACATACAATTTTAGTATACATTAGCCATATGTCACCCTCAACACTTCCCTTTCTACacattttctaaaattaaataatatactcctaatacacacacacacaaaaaaatttctgaaaaatgtaAATGTTTTCTAATGACACCATCccacaaatatttcttttctaagcAAACACGAAATTAGAAATGAAACACTTTAAAATGTTTCTCCCTGTAGTATGAACCCTCACTCCACCCCACCCACTAGCCAGtttatatgaaaaaagaaagaacctAAAGAACTAAGATGTATATTGTAGAATTTGCCAGATGAAATTATGTATAGATTGTTCTTGAGCATACTACATGGGTAAGTTTctctaatatttgaaaaatttaagcATTATATAATGTTTGTCCTTCCGTTTTAATAATTGACTCCAGACCCaactgttttactgatttaagggGTTGCAAAAGAAAATAAGTGATAGGGATTTAAAAAACTATCAGTAAACCCTTACCTTCTGGTTTGCTTCTTCACTAAGCTCTTCTTGGGTTTCTTTCAACCGCCGTTTTGCAAGTTCTGTTTTTCTGTCACATTCAGCAATAAACGACTGAAGATGTTCCATAgcctaaagaaatataaaatatagacatgtttttgcatgaaaagaagaataacaattttgctttctttaaaaaaaaaaaaaatttttttaaatttattttggtgCAATTCAATATTTAGCTTAAAATTTCTGAAGGAAAATGGAAGCACCAAAGAGCTCCAATTATTGGGAGAAAGGTTTGAATGACATTTAGAAACAAGTGGAAGGATACAATTTATCATTGTGTTAGTGATCTTTCTAATTGGTCAGTTTCTGTTATCTGGACAGGATCATAGAATGTATATAGGAGTTATTGTCCCAGACATGTTTGACAAGTGTTCTAGAGGGAAAAGCACTTATACTTTGCAAAGAATCAACATCTGTTTGTTGCTAAAGTAGTTCCTGTTCCCCCATCAGAAACTAGCCATTGTTGTATGGAGTGTTTCACTGAAATAACACTAGAGTGGGCTATTGGTGGAGGGAAGGACTAACAACTTCTGAAGATAGAATGCAAGTCGGAGAAAGTCCTACTGACATGCTCAAGTACAGCCTACAGACAAACAGCTTTGCTAAGGTGATTACAGACATGTGGAAAGGCTTTGCTAATATCAAATGCAACAATATTTTTAGGTAAGTTCTTAAAATCACTAGCTGTGATATGAAGTAAGCTTTCTAACAGAGCTGGACTTATAATATTGGTAATCACTGGGGAAAAACTCAACATGATGAAATAGTTCGTTATGATTGTCAGAAGTGCAAGTGATAGATCAGTAGCTAGCAAGTTCAGATAAAATACCTCCTTTGAGATAGAGAAACATATATGTGCCTTCTAAGTTATGACAGATAGCCAAAAACAGAGTTTGGAGAAGAACAGCCAACCCAGAGGACACTGTTTAAGGACAAGAAACAAAAGCCATTGCTTTAGGTTTAAAATTAGACGTTTTGTTTTGTGTGCACAAGGTCCTGAGATAAGTACCCTAATTATCAATCCAGTTAGCAACTAGGTGATTATTTGAAGGATCTAAGATAAGTGTTAAAATAAAAACGCAACTTTACTCACATCAATGTCATAATAATAGTCTTTTCCTTTGGTTGCTTGTTCATAGTCAGCTCTGAGTGCTAAATCATGTATTTTAGGACATTCTCCTAAATCCATGCGCTGCAAgagataaaaatacaattaacTGATTAAAAATATCCATggttcaaaaaattaaaaaaaactagcaGAATATCTGATGTTGAATCAATTCAAAATgtactaaaaaaatattttcttctcttctaaagCACCTTCAGTACCAGTAATCCAACTAGAATGTTCTTCACATTACTTATTCCCTGATGTAACCCAATAGACAaagtggaggaaaaaaaaatgtgaagtgGTGAGTTGTGATTTTCTGAGTTGTGTTGGGGGACAAATTCTATTGCTGAAAccatgcatgaaaaaaaaaaaaaaaattcttaaaactgTACTTGCAGAtccaaagcaaatatatataatatatatatagtcagtgggcattttgtttttgttacaccCTCCCAAACCAGTCAACTTACAAGCCAAAGCTAATCCCAAACTATCATCACAAAAACAGTTGATAGTGCTACTCACATGTAGTAAAAAGCACTGATTTAATAGCAATTTGCTAGTACCAAGAAGACTCCATCAAACCTGTAGCAATGGTTTACTGAAATGAAGACAAAGCAACCCTGTTCCAATGATCGAGAATGTAAACATATAATAGGGTTTCCCAGCATGACTTAGCAGCTGGCAGCAAGAGATGGAAACAATATTAGATAGTTCTAATGTATCAACACAATGACTGAATTTATAGCTATCTATATTAACTAGATACTTgtcaaattagaaaaaataacagCAGCACACTATACAAGATCGATAGTTGCtgcatattttgaaaacaatCAGTCAATTCTCCATTATTAATTTGTAATTACATCTGACTAACAATTTTAATTAGTCAAAATGTTTGCAGTGTAGACTGACCAGATGCCCTTGCCATGCATGAAAAccctaaaaggaaaaaaaagtgtcATCTAACAAAGAGGTAGTACTGAATTACACCTAGTACTTAACACTTCTAAGTTTACTTGTTCTAATACAGCATGTTAACTAATGAAATTACAAACTGCTTTCTCTATTGCTAAAACAATGAGGATTTTAAGCAAGCATTGTCAAAAGCCTTTCAAAGACATTTGACCTAAAATTGTATGTTAAACAGCTAATACTCTTCGACATAACATTACTAAGCATTCAGTTATTAGAAAAACAATGCTTTTATATTCTAATAGATAGTTCTAAATATCTTTCCACAAATGTTCAACCATTCTGTTTTTATAATAAAACAGCAAAGATGAATCTAAAAATGATTTCCCAGCTACAATACTGCAACTTTCAGAATATGCCAAATGATAATTAAGTAGTGAGTATCATTGCAAAGGCATTAGTCACATAACTGCAACAGCTCTAACTGGAAATCAAAAAATGGCTGAAGATTCAGTTCAAGAAAATAACGCCATATATATCTGGCATAGCACATGAAATTTAAGTTAAAACCAAAAAGTTTATGAAGACTACATACACATGCGCTTTATAATTTTCTGTGACTATGTGTCATCCGCTTAATTTCTTGTAAAAGCTAGACTGTAAAATTTACCATACAATATTTACAAAGTATTTGTAACTTAATTTGATATCTACATATAgttgtaatttattaaaattgaaaatCCCGACAATGAGCACCTAA
Proteins encoded:
- the LOC115216333 gene encoding putative RNA-binding protein Luc7-like 1 isoform X2 → MDLGECPKIHDLALRADYEQATKGKDYYYDIDAMEHLQSFIAECDRKTELAKRRLKETQEELSEEANQKAEIIHQLGEQIGTKLAKAETVGAEGHVNESLKLMEEVEELKKQKGQAEIEYRNSMPASSYQQQKLRVCEVCSAYLGIHDNDRRLADHFGGKLHLGFITIREKLEDLKKSVAERRAQREKEREERRKREQEKIGDREKEKRKSRSPSRNHRSSRSHSRDRRKRSRSRSRRSCKRSRSRSHSRRSGSRSKRSRSRSRSRYSR
- the LOC115216333 gene encoding putative RNA-binding protein Luc7-like 1 isoform X1 yields the protein MSAHDQIRAMLDELMGTGRDGENNKYKVKFDDPRVCKSFLLGCCPHDILSSTRMDLGECPKIHDLALRADYEQATKGKDYYYDIDAMEHLQSFIAECDRKTELAKRRLKETQEELSEEANQKAEIIHQLGEQIGTKLAKAETVGAEGHVNESLKLMEEVEELKKQKGQAEIEYRNSMPASSYQQQKLRVCEVCSAYLGIHDNDRRLADHFGGKLHLGFITIREKLEDLKKSVAERRAQREKEREERRKREQEKIGDREKEKRKSRSPSRNHRSSRSHSRDRRKRSRSRSRRSCKRSRSRSHSRRSGSRSKRSRSRSRSRYSR